One Littorina saxatilis isolate snail1 linkage group LG14, US_GU_Lsax_2.0, whole genome shotgun sequence genomic region harbors:
- the LOC138946597 gene encoding uncharacterized protein, protein MAIGSPLNYRPTDAARLRLPRPLYLHLKELGILQRPPTSVNPEGKADLIADYIIENKLDALFITETWLRPGDDPKIKQLTPAGYKTVSFPRPAGRGGGIAVVYKDHMHAAASFSDSLPFPHTTFEAVEMTVATTTTLTFLCIYRPPPNTKNKLKDSTFFDEFSQALDHYNVTSHSAIVLGDFNIHWDCPANADTKRARALLDSYSVDQVVPFPSHSRGHILDWIVTRPSDNLVSSLVANDHLVSDHTAINFLVNITKPAQKRKMVTRRKLRDIETDAFGDEAALLLAQRDPSTDPAHFFSLTLRQLLDKHAPPSLCAVSERQPAPWFSEDITAAKIERRRAERAWRHSGLEVHKQILRDAVLRVTQAITAAKIEHFHDSIVNASSSRELFSIMSSLLGSSPAAPLPTAHPPQDIPELFSEFFKDKIDKLRKTLDQQPFVPSPPSPSFSGSPSLKELLLLLLLLLLLLLLMMMMMPH, encoded by the exons ATGGCGATAGGTTCCCCCCTCAACTACCGTCCCACCGACGCTGCTAGACTGCGCCTGCCACGGCCTCTATACCTCCATCTCAAGGAGCTGGGAATCCTGCAGAGACCACCAACC TCAGTGAATCCAGAAGGCAAAGCAGATCTGATAGCAGACTACATTATAGAAAACAAGTTAGACGCCCTGTTCATCACCGAGACGTGGCTGCGACCTGGTGATGACCCCAAGATCAAGCAGCTGACCCCCGCAGGGTACAAGACAGTCTCCTTCCCCCGCCCGGCTGGGCGTGGTGGAGGCATCGCCGTCGTCTACAAGGACCACATGCATGCTGCAGCGTCCTTTTCGGACAgcctccccttcccccacacCACCTTCGAAGCTGTGGAGATGACggtcgccaccaccaccaccctcacctTCCTGTGTATATATCGCCCTCCCCCTAACACCAAGAACAAGCTGAAGGACTCTACTTTCTTCGACGAGTTCTCCCAAGCCCTCGACCACTACAACGTGACGTCCCATAGCGCCATCGTCCTCGGTGACTTTAACATCCACTGGGACTGCCCTGCCAACGCTGACACCAAGCGGGCCCGTGCGCTGTTGGACAGCTACAGTGTGGACCAGGTCGTTCCTTTTCCCTCCCACTCCCGTGGCCACATCCTGGATTGGATTGTCACTCGACCCTCGGACAATCTGGTCTCCAGCCTCGTCGCCAACGACCATCTTGTCTCCGACCACACCGCCATCAACTTCCTCGTCAACATCACCAAGCCAGCACAGAAGCGGAAGATGGTCACACGTCGCAAGCTacgagacattgagacagatgCTTTTGGAGACGAAGCTGCCCTGCTGCTTGCCCAGCGAGACCCGTCCACTGACCCCGCCCATTTCTTCAGCTTGACTCTGCGCCAGCTCCTCGACAAACACGCCCCGCCATCTTTATGCGCAGTCTCTGAGCGACAGCCGGCTCCCTGGTTCTCTGAGGACATCACAGCCGCCAAGATCGAGAGACGGCGAGCGGAGCGTGCATGGCGACACTCTGGCCTGGAGGTTCATAAGCAGATTCTCAGGGATGCGGTGCTTCGAGTCACGCaagccatcactgctgccaagATCGAGCACTTCCACGACAGCATCGTCAACGCCTCATCATCCAGGGAGCTGTTCTCCATCATGTCCTCTCTCCTGGGCTCCTCCCCCGCTGCCCCCTTACCCACTGCTCACCCACCACAGGATATCCCGGAGTTATTCTCGGAGTTCTTCAAGGACAAAATTGACAAGCTTCGGAAAACACTCGATCAGCAGCCCTTCGTcccgtccccaccctccccttccttctccggctccccctcac